The Deinococcus sp. LM3 genomic interval GTGCAGACGTGCAGGTCCGGGCCGTCCGGGGCGGGTACGGCGGTCCAGTCGCCGCCGGTCAGCGCGGACGGGTCGAGCAGGGTGTCGTGCAGGCCGCGCGCCCAGTCGCTCTGGGGCAGGTCGCTGGCGTAGTCGCGCCGGACGTACCCGCCTAGCGGGCTGCCGTGCAGGGTATCGGCCAGCGTGTAGTGCCGCACGCGCAGGGCGCGGCCGGGCGTGGTGGGGGCGCTCATGAGCAGGCCGAAGCCGGCGCCGCTGGCCTCGACCTTGCCCCGCAGCGCGGCGAACACGTCCTGCTGTTCGGCTGTCCAGGCGTTCACGTCGCGCAGGCGGGCCCACATGGGCACGTCGAGTTCCAGGACCGTCACCTCGGCCCAGTGGGGGGCGGTGCCGATGGGGTCCTCTCCGGCGGCGCGGGAGTCGTCCGCGCACAGCTTCAGGCGGGGCACGTCAGCGGCCGCTGAGGGCGCGGCTGATCTCGCCGGTCAGGGTCAGGGCGCTCAGGGGGCCGCCGAAGGTCCAGGTGCGTTCGTTCAGGGCGTGGGCGCGGCCGGCCTTCACGAACGGCAGCGCCTGCCACAGCGGGCGCACGCTGGGCGCGCCGAACACGTCGTCCTCGGACTGCGCGACGTACAGGAAGTGCGTGGTGTTCAGGCCGGCGAGCGCCTCGAGGCTGACCTCGCTGAACCCGTACGGCTGCGCGGGGGCCTTCCAGGCGTTCACGAGGCCCACGCGGGTCAGGAGTTCGCTGAGCATGGAGTTGCCGGTGAACAGCCGCAGGGTGGGTGCGCCGCCGCGCGCGGTGAAGGCCTGCGCGAACACGAAACTCTGCCCGGCGCGGCCGCTGCGTTTGAGGTCCTGCCGGACCCGGTCGAGGCGGGCGTCGAGGTTGCTCAGGACCTGCTGCGCGGTGCGTTCACGGCCGAGCAGGCGGGCGGTGGTCTGGAAGGTGGCGCGCATCTCGGCCAGCTGCGAGCCGCCGGCGTAGGGGTCGAAGGCGATGGTGGGGGCAATGGCGGACAGCGCCGCGTAGTTCTGCGTGGCGCGCAGGCGGGTGGTGATGATCAGGTCCGGTTTCAGGGCGCGGATGCGTTCCAGGCTGGGTTGCTGGCGGGTGCCGACGTCCTGCACGGAGGCGCCCAGGGCGGCAGGCACGCGGACCCACTGGGCGTAGCCGCTCAGGTCGGCGGCCCCGACGGGCTGCACGCCGAGGGCCAGCAGGTTCTCGGTGTGGGTCCATTCGAGGGTGACGATGCGTTTGGGCAGTTTCGGCACGCAGGTCTGCCCGAGGGCGTGCGTGACGGTGGTGCAGGCGCTGGTCTGTGGACTGGTCTGGGCACTGGCCGCGCCGGTCAGGGCGGCGGCGAGCAGGGCGGCCAGGAGGGACGGGAGGCGATTCACGGACTGCACCCTAGGTAATCCGAGCGGATTAGTCAAGTATATCAATGATAAATGCCGCCCCAGCTTGACCTCCAGAAATTTTTAGGCAAGACTAAAAAAATGAAGATGCTGCTGCTTTCCGCCGCTCTGCTGTGCGTGGCCGGCACACTGTCCGCCTGCGGCCCGGCCGGACAGACCAACCAGACCACCCCGCAGGGCACCGACACCGGTTCCGACACCGGCGACCGCCCCCGCGTCCTGACCACCTTCACCATCCTGGCTGACATGACCCGCAACGTCGCCGGCGACCGCATTGAGGTCGTGTCCATCACCAAGCCCGGCGCGGAAATCCACGGGTACCAGCCCACGCCCAGCGACCTGATCCGCGCGCAGGACGCCGACCTGATCCTGAACAACGGCCTGAACCTCGAACGCTGGTTCACCCGTTTCACCCAGGACAGCGAGGCCCCCACCATCACGCTGACCGAGGGCATCGAACCCGTGAACATCTCGGCCGACGCCTACGCCGGCAAACCCAACCCGCACGCCTGGATGTCCCCGAAAAACGCCCTGATCTACGTCGAGAACATCCGCCGGGCGCTGACCGACCTCGACCCGGACGGGGCCGACACCTTCCAGACCAACGCAGACGCCTACGCCGCGCAGATCCGCGAGGTCGACCAGCAGCTCTCCACGCAGCTGGGCCAGCTGCCCCCGAACCGCCGCGCGCTGGTCACCTGCGAGGGGGCCTTCAGTTACCTCGCCCGCGACTACGGCCTGAAGGAACTGTACCTGTGGCCCGTCAACGCCGAGGAAGGCCAGGGCACACCCCGCCAGATCCGCGCCGTGATCGACGGCGTGCGCGCCCAGGGCATCCCCGCCGTGTTCTGCGAGAGCACCGTCCCCGACAAGGGCATGCGGCAGGTCGCCGCCGAGGCCGGCGCCCGCTACGGCGGGGACCTGCACGTGGACTCGCTGTCCGACGAGGTCCCCACCTACCTCGACCTGCTACGCAAGGACGCCGACACCATCCTCGCGGGCCTCACGCAGGGGCAGCCTTGAGCGCCCCCGCGCTGGACGTGCAGGGCGTGAGCGTCGCGTACGGCGGCGGCCGCCTCGCCCTGAGAAGCGCCACGCTGACCCTGCAACCCGGCCGGATCTGCGGTCTGGTCGGCATGAACGGCGCCGGCAAGAGCACACTGTTCAAGACGATCATGGGCTTCCTGCCGCCGCTGCGCGGGCAGGTGCAGGTGTTCGGGCAGCCCGTCCGGCAGGCGCAGAAGGCCGGCGTGATCGCCTACGTCCCGCAGGCCGAGGACGTCGACTGGGACTTCCCGGTCAGCGTGCGTGACGTGGTCACCATGGGCCGCCAGGGCCGCATGGGCCTGCTGCGCCGCCCGTCCGCCACCGACCGCGAGGCCGTGCAGGCCGCCCTGGCGCGCGTCTCCATGACCGACTTCGCCGAACGGCAGATCGGGGAACTGTCGGGCGGGCAGCGCAAACGCGCCTTCCTTGCCCGCGCGCTGGCGCAGGACGCCCGCCTGCTGCTGCTCGACGAGCCCTTCGGCGGCGTGGACGTCGGCACCAGCGAGGCCATCACGGGCCTGCTGCGTGACCTCGCGGGCAGTGGCCGCAGCGTCCTGGTCAGCACCCATGACCTGGGCACCCTGGAAACCTTCTGCGACGACGTGGCCCTGATCGCCGACCGCACCGTCCTGACGGTCGGGCCGACCGCGCAGATCCTCACTGCCGAGAACCTCGCCCTCACCTTCGGGGGCCGCTCGCCGCTGCACGACCCGGCCCGCATTCCCGCGCGCGCCCCGGAGGTCCGCTGATGGACGCCCTGCTCACCCCACTGCTGGCCCCCCTCGGGTACGACTTCATGCTGCGCGCCCTGCTGGTCTCCTCGCTGGTCGGCGCGGTCTGCGCGGTCCTGTCGTGCTTCATCACCCTCAAGGGCTGGTCCCTGATGGGCGACGCCGTATCGCACGCCGTGCTGCCCGGCGTGGTCCTGGCGTACCTGCTGAACCTGCCGTTCGTGATCGGCGCGTTCGTGTTCGGCCTGATCAGCGTCAGCGCCATCGGCTTCATCCAGTCCCGCTCGCGCGTCAAGGAGGACACCGTGATCGGCGTGGTCTTCACGGCGCTGTTCTCGCTGGGCCTCGTGATGATCTCGCGCGTGTCCAGCGACGTGCACCTGTCGCACATCCTGTTCGGGGACGTGCTGGGCATCAGCCAGGACGAACTGTGGCAGACCGTCATCGCGGGCGCCGTCGCGCTGGGCGCCATCCTGATCCTGCGCCGCGACCTGCTGCTGTACGTGTTCGACGCCACGCACGCCCGCTCCATCGGCCTGAACACCGGCTTCCTGTACGCCGCGCTGCTGGTCATCCTGGCCCTGACCATCGTCAGCGCCCTCCAGACGGTCGGCGTGATCCTGGTCGTCGCCATGCTGATCACGCCCGGCGCGACCGCGTACCTGCTCACGGACCGCTTCAGCCGCATGATGTGGCTGGCCGTGGCGACCGGCGTGCTGTCCAGCCTGCTCGGCACGTACGTCAGTTACTTCCTGGACGGCGCGACCGGCGCGTGCATCGTCCTGACGCAGAGCGTGCTGTTCGGACTGGCGTTCCTGTTCGCCCCGAAACACGGCCAGCTCGCCCGCCGCCGCCAGCAACGCCTGGAACGCGAGGCGGAGTTGCAGAGCTGAACATCCGATCACACAGAAAGCGCGTCCCTGGAGTGACCGGGGGCGCGCCTCTCTTCTGGATTCAGCCGCCCAGGACGGTGTCCCCGCCGATCCAGACGCGGGCGACGTCGGCGGGCGTGCCGGTGGCGAAGGCGGCGGCCAGGGCGCGTTCGGGGCTGGCGGCGTGGCGGAACACGGCGTCCAGGGGCGTGCCGGGCGCGGGGTTCAGGTGCACGGCGTCGAAGGCGCGGCCCGGCTGGAAGGACCCGGTGTGCGGCAGGTCCAGCGCCTCGGCCCCGGCGAGCGTGGCGAGGTACAGCAGGTGGGCGGGGCTCAGGGGGACGCCGCCGGGCATCAGGTTCTGCATGAAGTGCGCCTGCAATCCCTCTTTCAGCAGGCTGAAGCCGGTGCCGCCGCCCACGTCGCTGCCCAGTGAGACGTGCACGCCGGCGTCCAGGTGGCGGCGCAGCGGGAAGAAGCCGCTGCCGAGCGCGGAGTTGCTGCACGGGCAGTGCGCGGCGGTGCAGCGGTGCGCGGCCATGACGCCCAGTTCGCGGTCGGTCGGGTGGACGTTGTGCGCCAGGACCGAGTGACGGCCGACCAGTCCGGCGCGTTCGTAGGTGTCGAGGTAGTCGCGGGCGCCGGGGAACAGGTCGCGCACGGTCTGGATCTCGCGGGTGTTCTCGTTGATGTGGCTGGTGAAGCGCACGCCGGGGAAGTCGCGCATCAGGGCGGCGCAGGCGTCCAGGATGCCCTCGCTGGCCGACAGGCTGAAGCGGGGCGTCACGGCGTACAGGGTGCGGCCCACGCCGTGCCAGCGTTCGATCAGGGCGCGGCTCTCGTCGTAGGCGCGCTGGGGCGTGGTGTGCAGTTCGTCACGCAGCAGGCGGTCACTGACGACCAGTCCGGTCACGGCGCGCAGGCCGGTGCGGGTGGCCTCCTCGAAGAAGGCGTCCACGGCGCCCGCGAAGTGCGAGCCGAACACCAGCGCGGTGGTCGTTCCGGCGCCGATCAGGCCGCCGATGAAGTCGCGGGCCACGCCGCGCGCGTAGGCGAGGTCGGCCATGCGGGCCTCCTCCGGCAGGGCGCACTGGTCGAGCCAGTCGAGGAGCGGCAGGCCCAGCCCGCCGATCACGCGCACCTGCGGGTAGTGGACGTGCGTGTCGATGAAGCCCGGCAGCAGCAGGCCGCCGCGCAGGTCGGTGACGGGTGCGTCCGGGTGCGCGGCCCGGATGTCCGCGAAGGACCCGGCGGCGCGGATCACGCCGTCCTGGACGAGCAGGCCGCCGTCCGACTGGGCGTCCAGCGCGTCCGGGTGCGTGAAGGGATTGCGGGGCGTGTGCAGGTAGGTGGCGCGGTACAGGGTGGGGGCGGTGGAGGGGGAGGTCATGGGGTCCTTTCTGGGGCGGCGGGCAGCGTCGGGAGGGCAGGCGCCGCCTGAATGAGCGGGAGGAGTTGCGCGGCGACCGCCAGTGCGATCACCGCCGGGTGCTTGCGCTGCGGCCCCCGGATCAGGTCCGGCAGGCCGATGGGCGTGGTGACGCGCGCCAGCGCGGCGGGCGGGTGGCCCAGGTCGCGCAGTTGCGCCTGAAAGCGGATCCACTTGGCGGCCGAGCCGATCAGGCCCACGAAGCCCAGGTCAGACCTGCGCAGCGCGGCGTCGATCAGGGCGGCGTCCTCGGCGTGATCGTGCGTCATGACCAGCAGGTGCGTTCCGGCGGGCAGGTCGTGCAGGGTCATTTCGGGAATGGGCGAGTGATGGACGTGCAGGGTCGCGGCGGCGCCCGAGAGGACCGACAGGCGTTCCGGGGTCAGCTGCGCGGCGCGCGAGTCCACGAGGTGCAGGTGCAGCGGCAGCCGCGACAGGATCCGCGCGAGTTCCAGGCCCACGTGCCCCACGCCGAACACCGCGACGTGCGCGCGGGCGGCCTGCATGGGTTCCAGGAGTAGGGTGACCTCGCCGCCGCAGCACTGGCGGCCGTGGTCATTGGCGGCGCGGTCGGTCAGGCGCAGCGTCAGCAGGTCCGGTGTGGTCGCGCCGGTCGCCAGCAGGGCGCGGGCGCGGTCCACGGCGGTCGCCTCGAGGTTCCCGCCGCCCACGCTGTCCCAGGTGTGTTCGGCAGTGACGAGCATCTTCGCGCCGGCCTCGCGGGGCGTGTGCCCGCGCGCGGCGGCGACCGTGACCAGCACACCCGCCTCGCCCCGCGCGTGCAGGGCGTTCAGGGCCTCGCGCCAGTTCACGCGCCACCGCCGCGCGCGCAGGCGTCAGTCACCGGGCACCTCTTCATGCCGAGCGGTGCGGGCCTCATGCAGCGCCCAGTACACGGCCTCGGGTGTGGCGGGGCTGTTCAGCGGTGTGGTCCGTCCGGGCGGGCCAAAGGCGGCGCAGGCCTCACGCAGCGCCTCGCGGGCCGAGATCGCCAGCATCAGCGGCGGCTCGCCCACGGCCTTGCTGCCGTACACCACGCCGGATTCCGTGGCTCGTTCCAGCAGGCCCACGTTGAACTGTTCGGGCAGTTCGCTGAAACTGGGCAACTTGTACGTGCTGGCCGACTGGGTCTGGAGGCGACCCCGGTTCGGGCCGTCGGACTCGTCCCAGCGGAGTTCCTCCAGGGTCAGCCAGCCCAGGCCCTGCACGTACCCGCCCTCGACCTGCCCCAGGTCGATCAGCGGCGAGAGGCTGTCCCCGACGTCGTGCAGCAGGTCGGCGCGGCGCACGCGGTACGCGCCGGTGAAGCCGTCCACCTCGACCTCGGTGACGCTGGCGCCGTAACTGAAGTACTTGAACGGCTCGCCCTGCATCGCCACGCGATCCCAGTGCAGGCCCGGCGTGCGGTAGAAACCCGCCGCCCACAGCTGCGTGCGCAGGTGGTACGCGTCGTGCACCAGGGTCTTCCAGTCCAGACTGCGGTCCGGATGCCCGATGGGGAACACGCGCCCGGCCTCGAAACGCACGTCGTCCGGGTGCACGCCCAGCGCTCCGGCGGCCACGGCAGCGAGGTTCGCGCGAATCTGGTCGCAGGCGTCCTTGACCGCCCCGCCGTTCAGGTCCGCGCCGCTGCTGGCGGCGGTGGCGCTGGTGTTCGGCACCTTGTCCGTGCGGGTCGGCGCGAGGCGCACCGAGGACAGTGGCACGCCCAGCGCGGTGGCGGCCACCTGCATCATCTTGGTGTGCAGGCCCTGGCCCATCTCGGTGCCGCCGTGGTTGATCAGCACCGAGCCGTCCTTGTACACGTGCACGAGGGCGCCCGCCTGGTTGTACGCCGTGAAGTTGAACGAGATTCCGAACTTGACCGGCGTGACGCTCAGGCCGCGCTTGCGGTGCGGGTGCGCGGCATTGAACGCGGCGACCTCCGCCTGCCGTTCCCGGAAGTCGCTGCGGGACAGCAATTGCGCCCACAGGTCATGCATCCGCTCGGCGTGCCGCACCGGCTGGCCGTAGGGGGTCGCCTCGCCCGGCTGGTAGAAGTTGCGCGCCCGCAGCTCGTGGGCGTCCAGGCCCAGCAGCGGGGCCACGCGGCCCAGGATGTCCTCGGTGACCAGCATGCCCTGCGGCCCGCCGAACCCCCGGAAGGCCGTCTGCGAGGTCTTGTTCGTCCGGGCGATCCGGCCGCGCGCGTGGACGTGCGGGATGAAGTACGCGTTGTCCAGGTGGCACAGGGCGCGCGCCATGACCGGTTCGGACAGGTCGAGGCTCCAGCCGCCGTCGCTGGTCAGGGTGACCTCCAGCGCCGTGAAGCGGCCGTCGGCGTCGAACCCGGCCTTCCACGCCGCGTGGAACGGGTGGCGTTTGCCGGTCTGGGTCATGTCCAGCGTGCGGTTCAGGCGCAGCCGGACGGGCCGCCCGGTCAGGGTCGCACCCAGCGCCGCGACCGCCGCGTAGCCGTGCGGCTGCATCTCCTTGCCGCCGAAGCCGCCGCCCATGCGCAGGCACTGCACGGTCACATGGCTGGACGGCAGGCCCAGGACGTGCGCGGTAATTTCCTGCGTCTCGGTCGGGTGCTGCGTGCTGGACTGGATGAAGACCTGCCCGGCCTCGTCCACGTGCGCGAGCGCGGCGTTCGTTTCGAGGTAGAAGTGCTCCTGCCCGCCGATGTCGAACTCGCCCGTGAACACGTGCGCGGCCTGCGCGAAGCCGACCGCCACGTCGCCGCGCGCCAGGGTGGACTGCGCGCCCTGGAAGGCCCCGGCGGTGATGGCCTCGCGGACCGTGATGACCGACGGCAGCGGCTCGTAACTGACCTGCACGGCGGCGGCCCCCAGACGGGCGGCGTCCTCGGAGTCGGCCAGCACCCACGCGACCGGGTGGCCGTGGTACATGGCGACCGTGGGGAACAGCGGTTCGTCGCCCTTGACGCCCGCGTCGTTCACGCCGGGCACGTCGGCGGCGGTCAGTACGCGCACGACGCCCGGCACGGCCAGTGCGGCCTGCGTGTCCAGGCCCGTCACGCGGGCGTGCGCGTGCGGCGACCCGACCGGCCACGCGTGCAACAGGTTCTGGAGCCGCACGCCCAGGTCGTCGGTGTACAGCGCGTGCCCGGTGACGTGCAACGCGGCGCTCTCATGCGGAATGGCCTCGCCCACGGGCGCGGCGTCCGGGCGTTCGTGCAGGCTCATGCGCCCACCTCCTGTGCCTGCATGGCGGTGTCCTGCGATTCGAACCAGAATTTCAGCAGGCTCTGTTCCAGCATCGCGGCGCGGTAGGCGGCGCTGGCGCGGTGGTCGCTCAGAGGCGTGCCGGTCTGCCCCAGCAGGCGCGCAGCTGTCCGGACGGTCGCTTCCGTCCAGGGCTGCCCCTCCAGCGCCGCCTCGGTTTCATGGGCGCGCAGGGGCGTGGCGGCCACGCCGCCCAGGCCGATGCGGGCGCGCGTGACCACGCCGCCCTGCACGTCCAGCGCGTACCCCACCGCCACGCTGGAGATGTCGTCGAAGCGGCGCTTGGCGATCTTGTGGAAGGCGGTCAGGGGCGAGAGCGGCAGCGGAATCCGCACGGCGGCGATCAGTTCGCCCGGCTGCCGCACCGTCTGGCGGTAGCCGGTGAAGTAGTCGGCCAGCGCGACCTCGCGCACGCCGCCGGGGCCGACGAGTTGCACCGAGGCGTCCAGCGCCAGCAGCGCGGGCGGGCTGTCCCCGATGGGCGACGCGGTGCCCAGGTTGCCGCCCAGCGTGGCAGAGTTGCGGATCAGGCGGCTAGCGAACTGCGGGAACCACCCGGCCAGCAGCGGCACGCGCCCGTCCAGGCGGCGTTCCAGCTCGCTGAGGCTGTGGCCTGCGCCCAGCAGCAGCGAGTCCGCGCGCTCCTCGAACACCCGCAGTTCCGGCAGGTGATCCACGGCGACGGTCACGGCGGCCCGCGCGTGGCGCAGGTTCACCTCCACGCCCCAGTCGGTGCCGCCAGACAGTACCTTCGCGTCCGGGTGCGCGGCGAGCAGGTTCAGGGCTTCAGCCAGGGTCGCGGGGCGGTGGAACGCGCCGTCCGGGGCGTTCAGGGCCGTGGGGCGCGGGGCCGGGGCGGGCCCGGCGCGGCGCGCAGCCAGGGGGTCAGCGGCGTCCGGCGTGCCCAGCGCGTACGCGGCGTCCGCGATGGGGCGGTAGCCGGTGCAGCGGCACAGGTTCCCGCTCAGCGCGTGCAGGTCGAAGCCGTTAGCTGCGCCGTGCTGGCCGTCCACGCGGTCCGGGCGCAGGTACTCGGCGGCCATGCTGACCACGAAGCCCGGCGTGCAGTACCCGCACTGCGAGCCGCCCCGCACCGCCAGTTCCCGCTGCGCCGGGTGCAGCGCGGCGGGCGAGCCCAGGCCCTCGGCGGTCACGACCTGCGCGCCGTCCACGGCGGCCAGCGTCACCAGGCAGGCGTTCACGCTGTCCCAGCGGGTGCCGCCCTGCCCGTCATCGCGGGCGATCAGGACCGCGCACGCGCCGCACTCGCCCTCGGCGCAGCCTTCCTTGCAGCCGGTCAGGCCCTGGGACCGCAGGGTGTTCAGGAGATTCGTGTGCGCTCCGGCGGGCACCTCGCGCGGCTGGCCGTTCACGGTCAGGTTCACTGTCTGCATGTCGCTCCTTGACCACCCTTCGTGCGGTGGGAAACACCCGGCGGACAGCGCCCACCAGCCTGAAGGCCTTCAGGGGCGGACGCATGGTTCACGCCGGACGCGGAGTCGGGGGCGGGCCGCTGGTTATCCATGCAGAACAACGGCCTGATTGGGTACCCACCCAGCATAAGGCAAGGGCCGCAGTGGCGCACGCCGCTCGTCTGGGCAGGAAAGGGGCCGGGTCGTCCAGTGAACCCGGTACAGAACAGCGCGAATTGCGGCACAATGGCGGCGTTCCGAATCCGGCCGCGCCACGCGGCACCACACACCCGGCGGGCGCAGGAAGGCCCGCCCTGAACCCAGGGAGAACCTATGAGCGAACCGAACGCAGACATCATCGTGGTGGGAGCCGGACTGGCCGGACTGGTCGCCGCCGCCGAGGCCGCCGACGCCGGAAAGCGCGTGCTGCTGCTGGATCAGGAGGGCGAGCAGAACCTGGGTGGGCAGGCCTTCTGGTCGTTCGGGGGCCTGTTCCTGGTGGACAGCCCCGAGCAGCGCCGCCTGGGCATCCGCGACAGCCGTGAACTGGCCCTGAGCGACTGGATGACCACCGCCGGTTTCGACCGGCCCGAGGATCACTGGCCCCGGCAGTGGGCGCAGGCGTACGTGGACTTCGCGGCGGGCGAGAAACGCTCGTGGCTGGCCGCGCAGGGCCTGAAACTGTTCCCGGTGGTCGGCTGGGCCGAGCGGGGCGGGCAGGGCGCGCTGGGACCGGGCAACAGCGTCCCGCGCTTCCACATCACCTGGGGGACCGGGCCGGGCGTGGTCGAGCCGTTCGAGCGGCGCGTGCGTGCCCACCTGCAGTCCGGGCGCATCCGCGCGCACTTCCGGCACCGGGTACGGGAACTGGTGTTCGACGGTCCGGCCGTGGCAGGCGTGCGCGGCGACGTGCTGGAGCCCTCGGCGGTCGCGCGCGGCGAGGCGAGTTCCCGCGTGATCGTCGGGGACTTCGACCTGCGGGCCGGGGCGGTCATCGTGACGTCCGGCGGGATCGGCGGGAACCATGAGCTGGTGCGCCGCAACTGGCCGCGCGAGCGGCTGGGTGAACCCCCGGCGTTCATGGTGGCGGGCGTGCCGGCGCACGTGGACGGGCAGTTGCAGCAGACGGTGCACGCGCAGGGCGCGAACCTGATCAACCCGGACCGCATGTGGCACTACACCGAGGGCCTGCGTAACTGGAACCCCATCTGGAAGGGGCACGGCATCCGCGTGCTGCCGGGGCCGAGCAGCCTGTGGCTCTCCCCGGGCGGCGAGCGGCTGCCGTACCCGCACGCGCCGGGCTTCGACACGCTGGGCACCCTGACGCACATCACCACGCAGGGCTGGCCGTACACGTGGTTCGTGCTGAACCGCGCGGTTATCAAGAAGGAATTCACGCTCAGCGGCTCAGAGCAGAACCTCGATCTGACCGAACGGGACATCCGCGCCACGCTGGGCCGCGTGGGCAGCCGCGTGTCACCCAGCGTGCAGGCCTTCATGGACCGGGGCGAGGACTTCGTGGTCCGCGACACTCTGGACGAGCTGCTGCGCGGCATGGCCGACCTGACCGGCGACGGCCTGCTGGACCCCGAACAGGTCCGCCGCGAGATTCACGCGCGCGACGCGGCCCTGGCCAACCCCTTCGGGAAGGACCCGCAGATCACCGCGCTGCGCGGCGCCCGCGCCTACCTGGGCGACCGACTGGTGCGCGTCGTGAAACCGGGCCCGCTGCTGGACCCGCAGAGCGGCCCGCTGATCGCCGTGAAACTGAACATCCTGACCCGCAAGACCCTCGGCGGCCTGGAAACCGACCTGAGCGCGCGCGTGCTGGGGCACGGCGGGCAGCCCATTCCCGGCCTGTACGCGGCGGGCGAGGTCGCGGGCTTCGGCGGCGGCGGCCTGCACGGCTACCGCGCGCTGGAAGGCACCTTCCTGGGCGGCTGCCTGTTCAGCGGCCGGATCGCGGGCCGCGCCGCCGCCGGGGCCGTGTAGCGCCACTCCCATCAGCTGATATGGACTCCGATTGAATGGTCTTTGCAGCCCATTCAATCCGAGCGGATGCGAGTAAGAGAGAAACGGGTTCCGGACGTGGAGCCGGCAATCCGGTGAAGTTCCGGATTGTTGGCGAAACAAACGGAATCCGTATGAAACCCACAAAAAGGGAGGCGCGGCCGCAGTGGCCGCGCCTCCCTTCAAACGGTCAGGCCGTTTCTTACAGGTTGCCCTTGAGGGTGCTGGCGACCTTGAAGGCCACTTTCTTGCCGGCGGGAATCTGGATCTTCTCGCTGGTGCCGGGCTTGACGCCGGTGCGGGCGGCGGTGGCCTTGACGCTCAGGGTGCCCAGACCGGGCAGGCCGACGCTCTGGCCGCCCTTGATGGCGCCCACGATGACGTCCAGCATGGCGCTGACGGCTTCCTCGCTCTGCTTCTTGGTCAGGCCGGTCTTGTCGGCGACCATTTCCACGAGCTGGGTCTTGGCGACCTTGGTGCTCTCGGCCTTGGGGGCGGCCTTGGCGGCGGGAGCGGCCTTGGCAGCGGGCTTCTTGGCGGGGGCTTTAGCAGACTTTTTCGTCATGGTGAGCAGCATGACATACCGCCGCGCCCTTGGGAAGGGGGGAGTGGGGCCAGGAATGCCCGCCAGCACGCCCTTCCGCAGTCACGTAAGGCGAAAACGCCCTGCCACACGCGCTTTTTCCGATCTGCGGAATTCGGGCGTGTGGCACGTCACTTCCAGTGTATGAAGGTCGCCTCACGCCCGGTCCGGCCACCTGGGCAGACGAACCGGGCTTGCCGGGGCGCCGCGCTGCGCTACACTCGGTTCACCCACAACCTGTTTTCGGCGGTCCACCCGCGTTACCTGGACCCAGGGGGCCGCCGTCTCACTGCCACGGAGGCTCCTATGACGACTGCTCCTGCTCCTACCCGCTACTGGCCCGCCGGGAAACCC includes:
- a CDS encoding FAD-binding dehydrogenase, which gives rise to MSEPNADIIVVGAGLAGLVAAAEAADAGKRVLLLDQEGEQNLGGQAFWSFGGLFLVDSPEQRRLGIRDSRELALSDWMTTAGFDRPEDHWPRQWAQAYVDFAAGEKRSWLAAQGLKLFPVVGWAERGGQGALGPGNSVPRFHITWGTGPGVVEPFERRVRAHLQSGRIRAHFRHRVRELVFDGPAVAGVRGDVLEPSAVARGEASSRVIVGDFDLRAGAVIVTSGGIGGNHELVRRNWPRERLGEPPAFMVAGVPAHVDGQLQQTVHAQGANLINPDRMWHYTEGLRNWNPIWKGHGIRVLPGPSSLWLSPGGERLPYPHAPGFDTLGTLTHITTQGWPYTWFVLNRAVIKKEFTLSGSEQNLDLTERDIRATLGRVGSRVSPSVQAFMDRGEDFVVRDTLDELLRGMADLTGDGLLDPEQVRREIHARDAALANPFGKDPQITALRGARAYLGDRLVRVVKPGPLLDPQSGPLIAVKLNILTRKTLGGLETDLSARVLGHGGQPIPGLYAAGEVAGFGGGGLHGYRALEGTFLGGCLFSGRIAGRAAAGAV
- a CDS encoding FAD binding domain-containing protein — translated: MQTVNLTVNGQPREVPAGAHTNLLNTLRSQGLTGCKEGCAEGECGACAVLIARDDGQGGTRWDSVNACLVTLAAVDGAQVVTAEGLGSPAALHPAQRELAVRGGSQCGYCTPGFVVSMAAEYLRPDRVDGQHGAANGFDLHALSGNLCRCTGYRPIADAAYALGTPDAADPLAARRAGPAPAPRPTALNAPDGAFHRPATLAEALNLLAAHPDAKVLSGGTDWGVEVNLRHARAAVTVAVDHLPELRVFEERADSLLLGAGHSLSELERRLDGRVPLLAGWFPQFASRLIRNSATLGGNLGTASPIGDSPPALLALDASVQLVGPGGVREVALADYFTGYRQTVRQPGELIAAVRIPLPLSPLTAFHKIAKRRFDDISSVAVGYALDVQGGVVTRARIGLGGVAATPLRAHETEAALEGQPWTEATVRTAARLLGQTGTPLSDHRASAAYRAAMLEQSLLKFWFESQDTAMQAQEVGA
- the xdhB gene encoding xanthine dehydrogenase molybdopterin binding subunit, which encodes MSLHERPDAAPVGEAIPHESAALHVTGHALYTDDLGVRLQNLLHAWPVGSPHAHARVTGLDTQAALAVPGVVRVLTAADVPGVNDAGVKGDEPLFPTVAMYHGHPVAWVLADSEDAARLGAAAVQVSYEPLPSVITVREAITAGAFQGAQSTLARGDVAVGFAQAAHVFTGEFDIGGQEHFYLETNAALAHVDEAGQVFIQSSTQHPTETQEITAHVLGLPSSHVTVQCLRMGGGFGGKEMQPHGYAAVAALGATLTGRPVRLRLNRTLDMTQTGKRHPFHAAWKAGFDADGRFTALEVTLTSDGGWSLDLSEPVMARALCHLDNAYFIPHVHARGRIARTNKTSQTAFRGFGGPQGMLVTEDILGRVAPLLGLDAHELRARNFYQPGEATPYGQPVRHAERMHDLWAQLLSRSDFRERQAEVAAFNAAHPHRKRGLSVTPVKFGISFNFTAYNQAGALVHVYKDGSVLINHGGTEMGQGLHTKMMQVAATALGVPLSSVRLAPTRTDKVPNTSATAASSGADLNGGAVKDACDQIRANLAAVAAGALGVHPDDVRFEAGRVFPIGHPDRSLDWKTLVHDAYHLRTQLWAAGFYRTPGLHWDRVAMQGEPFKYFSYGASVTEVEVDGFTGAYRVRRADLLHDVGDSLSPLIDLGQVEGGYVQGLGWLTLEELRWDESDGPNRGRLQTQSASTYKLPSFSELPEQFNVGLLERATESGVVYGSKAVGEPPLMLAISAREALREACAAFGPPGRTTPLNSPATPEAVYWALHEARTARHEEVPGD
- a CDS encoding HU family DNA-binding protein, which gives rise to MLLTMTKKSAKAPAKKPAAKAAPAAKAAPKAESTKVAKTQLVEMVADKTGLTKKQSEEAVSAMLDVIVGAIKGGQSVGLPGLGTLSVKATAARTGVKPGTSEKIQIPAGKKVAFKVASTLKGNL